A part of Pseudoalteromonas arctica A 37-1-2 genomic DNA contains:
- a CDS encoding tyrosine-type recombinase/integrase produces the protein MAISDTKLRKLLDKNQTPCVLSHRDSLSVRVSAKGTITWQYRCRVDNKQVIISLGRYPGLSIKEAQDYIPLLQNWLSQDKDPRTELKLMRNQAKGLPTMAKVATDWLNKKVPDLKEKTQTLYTNQVGKWIVPLLNDEAMPLDLMTIKDWFTYFDKVKEQGSAKTTGTILVRIKSIIGWAEKRGEAKPFNPVLTLNVNDVGEQATIGQRVMRFDEIAKLWIQIESSKATPATKACLQLIYITGARQSEVRLAKWEHFDFDNNIWTVPPENSKTNQAIRRPISKKMHSILNTLAMVYGKSGYLIPGNNPRKPVTTHSINRYCCRMWDHLFTKYKTPKFLPHDARRSISTLLSENGIAPHVTEKMLGHTMRGVMAIYNKHDWIKEQAEGYELYCQLIEAAIKGELSV, from the coding sequence ATGGCAATCAGTGACACCAAATTAAGAAAGCTGCTAGATAAAAATCAAACACCGTGCGTATTATCGCATAGAGACAGTTTAAGTGTAAGAGTATCAGCAAAAGGCACAATCACTTGGCAGTATCGTTGTCGCGTGGATAACAAACAAGTAATAATATCGCTTGGCCGTTATCCGGGGCTAAGCATAAAAGAAGCGCAAGACTACATACCACTACTTCAAAACTGGCTAAGCCAGGATAAAGACCCACGAACCGAACTAAAGCTTATGCGTAACCAAGCCAAAGGTTTGCCAACAATGGCAAAAGTGGCAACCGACTGGTTAAATAAAAAAGTACCCGACCTGAAAGAAAAAACCCAAACTTTATACACAAACCAAGTGGGCAAATGGATAGTGCCGCTTTTAAATGACGAAGCAATGCCACTCGACCTAATGACCATAAAAGACTGGTTTACTTATTTTGATAAAGTTAAAGAGCAAGGCAGCGCCAAAACCACCGGCACAATTTTAGTACGCATAAAATCAATAATAGGCTGGGCCGAAAAACGCGGTGAAGCAAAACCATTTAACCCAGTGCTAACCTTAAACGTAAACGACGTAGGCGAACAAGCAACAATAGGCCAGCGCGTAATGCGCTTTGATGAAATAGCAAAATTGTGGATACAAATAGAAAGTTCTAAAGCCACGCCAGCAACCAAAGCATGTTTGCAATTAATTTATATAACAGGTGCTAGGCAATCAGAAGTTCGCTTGGCCAAGTGGGAGCATTTCGACTTTGACAACAATATTTGGACAGTACCGCCCGAAAACTCAAAAACAAACCAAGCCATACGCAGGCCAATATCTAAAAAAATGCACAGCATATTAAATACACTCGCCATGGTTTACGGCAAAAGCGGCTATTTAATACCAGGCAATAACCCGCGCAAACCAGTAACCACCCACAGCATAAACCGTTATTGCTGCAGAATGTGGGATCACCTATTTACTAAGTACAAAACACCCAAGTTTTTACCACACGACGCTCGCCGCTCAATATCAACATTGCTCAGTGAAAACGGCATAGCACCACACGTAACCGAAAAAATGCTAGGCCACACAATGCGGGGAGTAATGGCAATTTATAACAAACACGACTGGATAAAAGAACAGGCCGAAGGGTACGAGTTATACTGCCAGCTAATTGAGGCAGCAATAAAAGGAGAGTTATCAGTTTAG
- the sbcB gene encoding exodeoxyribonuclease I yields MSEPTYHETQPTIYWHDYETWGASPQKDKPSQFAGIRTDLDLNIIGEPLIEYCKPQADYLPHPEACLITGITPQVAMKKGLVEAEFIAKIHAEFSVPNTCVAGYNSIRFDDEVSRYSFYRNFYDPYEREYKNNNSRWDIIDLVRACYALRPEGIEWPLKEDGSPSFKLEHLTVANGIEHAAAHDALSDVTATIALAKLIKEKQPKLYNFFFGLRNKKALAELVDVFNMTPLVHTTSRIPATQGCTSWVAPMSFHPVNKNAVICFDLTQNPQVLIDLNVEELRKRLYTKRVDLAEDDLPVGLKLVHLNKCPILAPAKTLLPENAARLGIDREQCLANLAILKANTDLRDKVTEVFNEQGDYSATTNVDYLLYDGFTSHADKAKFAIIRDAKPDELAGLKLDFEDKKFNTLLFRYRARNWPETLNQQELDQWRQYCQNKLMHGEDQPSINAQDFMITLENLAHEHDDSEKNLTILKALYNYAQSM; encoded by the coding sequence ATGAGCGAACCAACATACCACGAAACACAACCTACAATATATTGGCACGACTACGAGACTTGGGGGGCAAGCCCTCAAAAAGATAAGCCGAGCCAATTTGCGGGTATTCGTACCGATCTTGATTTAAATATTATTGGCGAGCCACTTATTGAATATTGTAAGCCGCAAGCGGATTACTTACCTCACCCTGAGGCGTGTTTAATTACGGGTATTACGCCACAAGTGGCGATGAAAAAAGGCTTGGTTGAAGCTGAGTTTATAGCAAAAATTCATGCTGAGTTTAGTGTACCAAACACCTGTGTTGCCGGTTATAACAGTATTCGGTTTGATGACGAAGTAAGCCGTTATAGCTTTTACCGTAACTTTTACGACCCGTACGAGCGCGAATACAAAAATAACAATAGCCGCTGGGATATTATTGATTTGGTTCGTGCTTGTTACGCACTGCGCCCTGAAGGCATTGAATGGCCGTTAAAAGAAGATGGCAGCCCAAGCTTTAAGCTAGAGCATTTAACCGTAGCTAATGGTATTGAACACGCCGCAGCGCACGATGCACTAAGCGATGTAACCGCCACTATTGCACTGGCTAAGCTAATAAAAGAAAAACAACCAAAGCTGTATAACTTCTTTTTTGGGCTGCGTAATAAAAAAGCCCTTGCTGAATTAGTTGATGTTTTTAACATGACGCCGCTGGTGCATACCACGTCGCGAATACCTGCAACGCAAGGCTGTACAAGCTGGGTTGCACCAATGAGCTTTCATCCGGTAAATAAAAACGCGGTTATTTGTTTTGATTTAACCCAAAACCCGCAAGTACTCATTGATTTAAACGTAGAAGAGTTACGCAAACGCTTATACACCAAACGTGTAGATTTAGCCGAAGACGATTTACCTGTTGGCTTAAAGCTGGTGCATTTAAACAAGTGCCCTATTTTAGCCCCAGCTAAAACATTATTGCCTGAAAACGCCGCGCGCCTTGGGATTGATCGCGAGCAGTGCTTAGCTAACTTAGCTATTTTAAAAGCCAATACCGACCTTCGCGATAAAGTAACCGAAGTGTTTAACGAGCAAGGCGATTACAGCGCAACCACTAACGTTGACTACTTACTTTACGATGGTTTTACAAGCCATGCCGATAAAGCTAAGTTTGCGATTATTCGTGATGCTAAACCAGATGAATTAGCAGGGTTGAAGTTAGACTTTGAAGATAAAAAATTCAATACGTTATTGTTTAGATACCGCGCACGTAACTGGCCTGAAACGCTAAACCAGCAAGAGCTTGACCAATGGCGCCAGTATTGCCAAAACAAGTTAATGCACGGGGAAGATCAACCGTCGATTAACGCGCAAGATTTTATGATCACCCTTGAAAATTTAGCGCATGAACATGACGACAGCGAAAAAAATCTTACAATTTTAAAGGCGCTATATAATTACGCTCAAAGCATGTAA
- a CDS encoding alpha/beta hydrolase family protein → MFVSSKDTAPLIMSLHTWSGDYQQFDPLASLSLKAGWNYIHPDFRGPNNSTDSCLSDKVISDIDDSIFYVIKNGNVDKDNIFIVGTSKRSWTLV, encoded by the coding sequence ATGTTTGTAAGTTCTAAAGATACTGCTCCACTAATAATGAGTTTACATACTTGGAGCGGGGATTATCAACAATTTGATCCATTAGCTAGCCTGTCATTAAAGGCTGGGTGGAACTATATACATCCAGACTTTAGAGGGCCAAATAATAGTACAGATTCTTGTTTAAGTGACAAAGTGATTTCAGATATAGATGATTCAATCTTTTATGTAATAAAGAACGGGAATGTGGATAAAGATAATATTTTTATTGTAGGTACCTCTAAGCGATCTTGGACTTTGGTATAA
- a CDS encoding helix-turn-helix transcriptional regulator — protein MSTEQQIILLDIHPDAKAVLFALLQENNQLRTELEEQKDRLVNSAEAMEVLGCAHAKFWKLNKMAGFPKPVQFGKSNYYRINELIAFRTKYQQNVNN, from the coding sequence ATGAGCACTGAACAACAAATTATTTTATTAGATATTCATCCAGATGCTAAAGCTGTGCTGTTTGCACTACTGCAAGAAAACAACCAACTACGCACTGAGCTTGAAGAGCAAAAAGACCGCTTAGTAAACAGCGCAGAAGCCATGGAAGTTTTAGGCTGTGCCCACGCCAAGTTTTGGAAACTCAATAAAATGGCTGGGTTTCCAAAGCCGGTGCAATTTGGCAAAAGCAATTACTACCGCATAAACGAGCTAATAGCATTTAGAACCAAGTACCAACAAAACGTGAATAACTAG
- a CDS encoding YdaS family helix-turn-helix protein: MSAVAKAIEIIGGQTKAARLLSTKQNIIWYWINRHCQAPAKYIPRISELTNGEISVNDLLADHQKSKKEDAA, encoded by the coding sequence ATGAGTGCCGTAGCGAAAGCAATAGAAATAATTGGTGGGCAAACAAAAGCCGCCAGGTTGTTAAGTACAAAACAAAACATCATTTGGTACTGGATTAACCGTCATTGCCAAGCCCCAGCGAAATACATTCCACGTATTTCAGAACTAACTAACGGTGAAATATCGGTAAACGATTTATTAGCCGATCATCAAAAAAGCAAAAAGGAAGATGCAGCATGA
- a CDS encoding DNA N-6-adenine-methyltransferase yields MNPDQLINQDSGNVEFYTPAKVLKYVHQMFPVIDLDPASCSVANESVKATCYLTKEDDALTRNWIANRVWLNHPFNKGEKACNPKCVKKICNDPSYSKYRGHCITEDIASNGDWIDCYLDQYAQGNFKEAMNITFVNSSEAWCQKLLRAGLSCFIDGRTHFNDAQGNVKKGAPKGCFITYLGDRTDEFRAIFSALGVVK; encoded by the coding sequence ATGAATCCTGACCAACTAATAAACCAAGACAGTGGCAATGTTGAGTTTTATACGCCCGCTAAAGTTTTGAAGTATGTGCACCAAATGTTTCCGGTTATTGATTTAGACCCTGCAAGTTGTTCAGTAGCTAACGAGTCGGTAAAAGCGACGTGTTACTTAACCAAAGAAGACGATGCATTAACACGAAATTGGATAGCAAACAGAGTTTGGTTAAATCACCCATTCAACAAAGGCGAAAAAGCATGCAACCCAAAGTGCGTTAAAAAAATATGTAACGACCCTAGTTACAGCAAGTATCGCGGCCACTGCATTACCGAAGATATAGCAAGCAATGGCGATTGGATTGATTGCTACTTAGACCAATATGCGCAAGGTAATTTTAAAGAAGCAATGAACATCACCTTTGTTAATAGCTCAGAAGCATGGTGCCAAAAGTTATTAAGAGCTGGCTTAAGCTGTTTTATTGATGGCCGTACACACTTTAACGATGCGCAAGGCAATGTAAAAAAGGGCGCACCAAAAGGTTGTTTTATTACTTACCTTGGCGATAGAACCGACGAGTTTCGCGCCATATTCTCAGCGCTTGGAGTAGTGAAGTAA
- a CDS encoding glutathione peroxidase, whose product MDSIYQFNAPLFNSENFSLRQLQGKTVLIVNTASKCNFSVQLNALEKLYQQYKSNGFTVLAFPCNQFGQNEPLDNLAIKDFYQEQFNTSFEVFGKVMVNGPETHPLFNYLKSHTRGISQNRAIKWNFTKFLINSQGQLVARYAPRTKPETLKQVIESNLLQAAKLSAARVGKKVPSKIPLFTSAKA is encoded by the coding sequence ATGGATAGTATTTATCAATTTAATGCACCACTTTTTAACAGCGAAAATTTTTCTCTTAGGCAATTACAAGGCAAAACAGTCCTTATTGTTAATACAGCGAGTAAGTGTAATTTTTCGGTGCAATTAAATGCGCTCGAAAAGCTCTATCAGCAATACAAAAGCAATGGTTTTACTGTACTTGCGTTTCCGTGTAACCAGTTTGGCCAAAATGAGCCGCTTGATAATTTAGCCATTAAAGACTTTTACCAAGAGCAATTTAATACCTCATTTGAGGTATTTGGTAAGGTAATGGTAAACGGGCCAGAAACACATCCGTTGTTTAATTATTTAAAGTCGCATACGCGGGGTATTTCGCAAAATCGTGCAATTAAGTGGAATTTCACTAAGTTTTTAATTAACTCACAAGGGCAACTTGTTGCACGCTATGCACCACGTACTAAGCCTGAAACACTTAAACAAGTAATAGAAAGCAACCTACTGCAAGCCGCAAAGTTAAGCGCTGCCAGAGTTGGTAAAAAGGTACCGTCTAAAATACCTTTGTTTACGTCGGCTAAGGCATAA
- a CDS encoding acyltransferase family protein, producing MKFREDINGLRAIAVIAVVLFHFNPAWMPGGFAGVDVFFVISGFLMTGIIFKGIEQENFSILKFYVARANRIIPALAILCFSLIVCSWLYLVPSEYKALGKHAISSVSFLSNIVYWTENSYFAASSNENWLLHTWSLSVEWQFYIIYPLVLVTLSKFMSLISIKKLLVLGTLIGFTFSVVATYKWPTAAYFLFPTRAWEMMLGGIAFLYPLTLNDKQKKFIGWFGILLIFGSYILISKNTPWPGYLAILPVFGSFLVIQAQTNSFITSNKVFQKLGSWSYSIYLWHWPIVVAIFYFSLNEHFVYLGIILSIILGYLSHTYIEKINFTKNFDGIYSYLKCKPLYFSLSVCILGFSVFINDGLEVRSDNKSYSYAIQKEKLQGNYGLHNDCRGFTLSPNCSTDDNPEVLVWGDSFSMHLVSGLVASNPKAKIIQFSKSNCGPFFDITPIIHGNFTKECFEFTESVKKWIKENNTVKYAVLSSPFKQYFKEVRLSSGEFKSLSSDEVLQSFKSTLDVFLEAGIKPIIFSPPPSVDGHNIGKCLDKASFINKSLSDCDIDESLISNIDVFNFLSKLSPNFKVIDLRDYLCNGETCKTHTGEVFIYRDNGHLSYEGSKWLGEKIKLYDLITSQ from the coding sequence GTGAAATTTAGGGAAGATATAAATGGTCTGAGGGCCATAGCAGTAATTGCAGTAGTATTATTTCATTTTAACCCAGCTTGGATGCCCGGAGGCTTTGCTGGTGTAGATGTATTTTTTGTTATCTCAGGCTTTTTAATGACAGGGATAATATTTAAAGGAATAGAGCAAGAAAATTTTTCAATTTTAAAATTTTACGTAGCAAGAGCAAATCGGATAATCCCCGCATTAGCAATACTATGCTTTTCCTTAATTGTATGCAGTTGGCTTTATCTTGTTCCCAGTGAATATAAAGCCTTAGGTAAGCATGCTATTAGCAGTGTAAGCTTTTTATCTAATATAGTTTATTGGACAGAAAATAGTTATTTTGCCGCATCGTCAAATGAAAATTGGTTACTCCATACGTGGTCACTTTCTGTTGAGTGGCAATTTTATATAATTTACCCTTTAGTTTTAGTTACTTTAAGTAAGTTTATGTCACTAATTTCCATAAAAAAACTTTTAGTGTTAGGAACGTTAATAGGCTTTACCTTTAGTGTTGTAGCTACCTATAAATGGCCAACTGCGGCTTACTTCTTATTTCCCACTAGAGCATGGGAAATGATGCTAGGTGGTATAGCATTTTTGTACCCTTTAACTCTGAATGATAAACAAAAAAAGTTCATTGGGTGGTTCGGTATACTACTTATTTTTGGTTCTTATATATTAATATCTAAGAATACTCCGTGGCCTGGCTACTTAGCCATACTACCTGTATTTGGCTCTTTTTTAGTTATCCAAGCACAAACAAATAGCTTTATAACTTCAAATAAGGTATTTCAAAAGTTAGGCTCTTGGTCTTACTCTATTTATTTATGGCACTGGCCTATTGTAGTAGCTATATTTTACTTTTCTCTCAACGAACATTTTGTTTACTTAGGTATTATCTTATCTATTATACTGGGATACCTAAGCCATACATATATTGAAAAAATAAATTTCACCAAAAATTTTGATGGTATATATAGTTATTTAAAATGCAAACCTCTTTACTTTTCCTTATCGGTTTGTATTTTAGGCTTTAGTGTTTTTATTAATGATGGTTTAGAAGTAAGAAGTGACAACAAAAGCTACTCCTATGCTATTCAAAAAGAAAAGTTACAAGGTAATTATGGGCTTCATAATGATTGTAGAGGCTTTACGTTATCTCCTAATTGCAGCACAGATGATAATCCAGAGGTTTTAGTGTGGGGGGATTCTTTTTCAATGCACTTGGTTAGTGGTCTCGTGGCTTCAAACCCAAAAGCTAAAATCATACAATTTTCTAAAAGTAATTGCGGTCCATTTTTTGATATTACCCCTATAATACATGGTAACTTTACAAAAGAATGTTTTGAATTTACTGAAAGTGTCAAAAAGTGGATTAAAGAAAACAACACAGTGAAATATGCCGTATTATCATCGCCATTTAAACAATATTTCAAAGAAGTAAGGCTTAGCAGTGGAGAGTTTAAATCCTTAAGCTCTGACGAAGTTCTTCAGAGTTTCAAAAGCACCCTAGATGTGTTTTTGGAGGCAGGGATAAAACCAATTATATTTTCACCACCACCATCAGTCGATGGTCACAATATTGGTAAATGCCTAGACAAAGCTTCTTTCATAAATAAATCACTGTCTGACTGTGATATTGACGAATCTTTAATATCTAATATTGATGTTTTCAACTTTCTCTCAAAACTTTCTCCTAACTTCAAAGTTATTGATCTTAGAGATTACCTATGTAATGGGGAAACCTGTAAAACCCATACTGGTGAAGTTTTTATATACAGAGATAATGGGCATTTATCATACGAAGGTTCTAAGTGGCTTGGTGAGAAAATTAAGCTTTATGATTTAATAACAAGCCAATAA
- a CDS encoding NAD(P)-dependent oxidoreductase yields MSMKVAFIGLGVMGYPMAGHLAKAGHSVCVYNRTQAKAQAWTAEHSGSFAPTPREAASNADIVFMCVGNDDDLRSVVYGEDGVLAGMLPHTVLVDHTTTSAEVAREVAAKAALQNIDFIDAPVSGGQAGAENGVLTVMAGGSESVFAKVQPVMAAFSRFSQLLGGVGSGQLCKMVNQICIAGAVQGLAEGLHFAKQAGLDGEKVIETISKGAAGSWQMENRYKTMWAGEYEFGFAVDWMRKDLGIALDEAKNNGATLPMTATVDQYYADVQALGGGRYDTSSLLARIEALHKK; encoded by the coding sequence ATGTCAATGAAAGTCGCATTTATAGGTTTAGGCGTAATGGGTTACCCAATGGCGGGGCATTTAGCAAAAGCAGGGCACAGCGTATGCGTTTATAACCGCACTCAAGCTAAAGCACAAGCGTGGACTGCAGAACATTCAGGAAGCTTTGCACCCACCCCGCGCGAAGCTGCCAGTAATGCCGACATCGTATTTATGTGTGTTGGTAACGATGACGACTTACGCTCAGTAGTGTATGGCGAAGATGGTGTGTTAGCGGGCATGCTGCCGCACACTGTTTTGGTTGATCACACCACAACCTCAGCTGAAGTAGCACGCGAAGTGGCTGCAAAAGCGGCTCTGCAAAATATCGACTTTATAGATGCACCTGTATCAGGCGGACAAGCTGGCGCCGAAAACGGCGTATTAACGGTTATGGCGGGTGGCAGTGAATCTGTATTTGCTAAAGTGCAGCCAGTTATGGCGGCGTTTAGTCGTTTTAGCCAATTACTAGGCGGCGTTGGCTCGGGACAACTTTGTAAAATGGTTAATCAAATTTGTATTGCTGGAGCAGTGCAAGGTTTAGCCGAAGGCTTACATTTTGCTAAGCAAGCTGGGCTTGATGGTGAAAAAGTTATAGAAACCATTTCTAAAGGTGCAGCCGGTTCGTGGCAAATGGAAAACCGCTACAAAACAATGTGGGCAGGTGAATATGAGTTTGGCTTTGCCGTAGATTGGATGCGCAAAGATTTAGGTATTGCACTCGATGAAGCTAAAAACAACGGCGCTACTTTACCAATGACCGCAACGGTCGATCAATATTACGCCGATGTACAAGCACTCGGCGGTGGCAGATACGACACCTCAAGCTTACTAGCACGCATTGAAGCGCTGCATAAAAAGTAA
- a CDS encoding LexA family protein, with protein sequence MDLGKRVEKRRVQLGMTQAQLGLIAGLAQNSIHNIESGETKRPRKIDALAQALNCTPEYLLFGIGEIQSDAKNINNNVVPGPAIKATAPLISWVQAGAWSEISEIKAYDAERFMCPVNCSDLTFVLKVQGISMEPKFDEGDLIFVDPEAECIHGSYVVARLDDNNEATFKQLIIEGGHKFLKAANPNWPEQLIAINGNCTLVGKVIFTGKSL encoded by the coding sequence ATGGATTTAGGAAAAAGAGTAGAAAAAAGACGTGTTCAGTTGGGAATGACTCAAGCACAGCTAGGCTTAATTGCGGGTTTAGCACAAAACTCTATTCATAATATTGAATCAGGCGAAACTAAACGCCCTCGTAAGATTGATGCTCTCGCCCAAGCACTCAATTGCACTCCAGAATATTTACTATTTGGAATTGGCGAAATCCAGAGTGATGCAAAAAATATAAATAACAACGTTGTGCCAGGACCAGCAATTAAAGCCACAGCCCCACTTATCAGCTGGGTGCAAGCCGGTGCTTGGTCAGAAATAAGTGAGATTAAAGCCTACGACGCAGAACGTTTTATGTGCCCTGTTAATTGCAGTGACCTAACCTTTGTTTTAAAAGTGCAAGGTATTAGCATGGAGCCAAAGTTTGATGAAGGTGATTTAATTTTTGTAGACCCTGAAGCCGAATGCATTCACGGTTCGTACGTAGTAGCGCGTTTAGATGACAACAACGAAGCCACATTTAAGCAGTTAATAATTGAAGGTGGCCATAAATTTCTAAAAGCCGCAAATCCCAACTGGCCAGAACAACTAATAGCAATAAACGGCAACTGTACCTTGGTTGGAAAGGTTATATTTACAGGCAAGTCGCTTTAG